The following are encoded in a window of Naumovozyma castellii chromosome 10, complete genome genomic DNA:
- the CTF3 gene encoding Ctf3p (ancestral locus Anc_4.235), with protein sequence MSIELDATIENLTNANSTTPNTQLKAELNELYTLSRKHGLTSTNLIKLITFICHSGLLSEETKLIIIKKYLLPNGYINKSVIDLIVKNLGQPTSTKQKYPSKELQAALCNWLVHISILIPKYTIDLSVWSHLWQFHYLQRSVTLILIWFTTLTTEIKPWKLKILEQIALNPGYENSEAYATLILRRYLTLLEKSNRIQALIKTIDCDIKFIKVLQSFQFEDEFRRNLKKVLIAVNPIEFNKRSIEKSLRYQIIQLQDDPERPLQLIYKERYSDNEIIQLEEIACLGELQRRWGEIELPKSGEAIFTNENNLAIQFYPMVLTRSRHDNNDVQLEQFWSKMYEWISTQLTRCFQDKKMKSLEKITVFDHIMKGCQLHTNLIRKVIDEFLILENLSANKDLFMSICTIVFPIIRRPGINDEMESTNFQKKILQIINICNLSNNTNSEIKIWSTSQNTILSIVSNSIILMLKNWLLESDVDMALISYVLDILNDIRKVLLSNLVHSVENRHITITTISLLDLLSFIATNFHEQFNDPETPDEIVQQYLKQIILKNSTMNKLCTIDDPLLLNACCRYLVSVKELLVYREPDDLYVQLQNQYILDLTNYLWRNRIYKSKKIFNIPSKFIKEVVKNLYLPDINSKTSAIFSIFGIPSTSYLSQQALDQLERNNSVTMNYCELITEEGFKRFTSELSDKSLWISNISDFNQLKPELLKIISTMQCYNHIALFLFTYLKSLSKYNEVL encoded by the coding sequence ATGTCTATTGAGCTTGACGCAACTATTGAAAATCTTACAAATGCAAATTCCACGACTCCCAATACTCAATTGAAAGCcgaattgaatgaattatACACCTTATCTCGCAAGCACGGTCTGACATCAACCAACCTAATCAAACTAATAACATTCATATGTCATTCAGGTCTGCTATCAGAAGAGACAAAGCTaatcattattaagaaatatctTCTGCCGAATGGTTATATAAATAAGAGTGTCATTGATCTCATAGTCAAAAACTTGGGACAACCCACTTCAACGAAACAAAAATACCCATCCAAGGAACTCCAAGCTGCCTTATGCAATTGGTTAGTCCATATATCAATCCTTATTCCTAAATACACGATCGATTTATCGGTATGGTCTCACCTGTGGCAATTTCACTATTTGCAAAGATCGGTTACATTGATTTTAATATGGTTCACCACGTTGACGACTGAGATCAAACCatggaaattgaagatcttGGAACAAATTGCCCTGAATCCAGGGTATGAGAATAGCGAAGCGTATGCTACCCTGATATTAAGACGATATCTTACTCTTTTGGAAAAGTCTAATAGAATCCAGGCACTAATCAAAACGATTGACTGTGATATCAAATTCATAAAAGTATTACaaagtttccaatttgaagatgaatttcGTCgtaatttgaagaaagtgcTGATTGCTGTGAATCCCATCGAGTTTAACAAGAGATCTATTGAGAAATCATTACGATATCAAATTATACAATTGCAAGATGATCCAGAAAGACCATTGCAATTAATTTATAAAGAACGTTATtctgataatgaaataatacAACTGGAAGAAATTGCTTGTTTAGGTGAATTACAAAGGCGATGGGGTGAGATTGAATTGCCTAAAAGTGGGGAAGCTATATTTACAAATGAGAACAACTTGGCAATACAATTTTATCCAATGGTGTTGACTAGATCCCGtcatgataataatgatgtgCAACTTGAACAATTTTGGTCAAAGATGTACGAATGGATCTCTACGCAGTTAACGAGATGTTTCCAAGATAAAAAGATGAAATCTTTAGAAAAAATTACAGTTTTTGACCACATAATGAAAGGTTGCCAATTACATACTAATCTTATTAGAAAAGTTATCGATGAATTTCTcattttagaaaatttatcTGCTAACAAGGATCTTTTCATGTCTATATGCACCATTGTGTTCCCCATAATTAGACGTCCTGGtataaatgatgaaatggaGTCAACCAATTTCCAGAAAAAGATCCTtcaaattataaatatttgcAATTTAAGCAACAACACAAATTCAGAGATTAAAATATGGTCTACCTCACAAAAtacaattttatcaattgtttcaaattcaatcaTATTGATGCTTAAAAATTGGTTATTAGAGTCTGATGTTGACATGGCACTGATATCCTATGTGCTTGATATTCTAAACGATATACGAAAAGTATTACTGTCTAATCTTGTTCATTCCGTCGAAAATAGACATATAACAATCACAACCATTTCCTTACTAgatcttctttcttttattGCTACCAATTTCCATGAACAATTTAACGATCCAGAAACGCCCGATGAGATTGTCCAACAGTATCtgaaacaaataattttgaaaaacagTACAATGAACAAGCTTTGTACTATTGATGATCCATTACTCCTTAATGCCTGTTGTCGTTATCTTGTCAGTGTTAAAGAACTATTGGTTTATAGAGAACCGGACGATCTTTACGTGCAACTACAAAACCAATATATCTTAGATTTGACAAATTATCTTTGGAGAAATAGAATATACAAATcaaaaaagatatttaatATACCATCTAAATTCATAAAGGAAGTTGTTAAGAACCTGTATCTGCCGGATATTAATTCAAAGACAAGTGCtattttttccatttttggAATTCCCTCCACATCATATCTTTCCCAGCAAGCTCTAGATCAGCTTGAACGAAACAATTCAGTAACTATGAATTACTGTGAATTGATAACGGAAGAAGgtttcaaaagatttacCAGTGAATTATCTGATAAAAGTTTATGGATTTCAAACATATCTGatttcaatcaattgaaacctgaattattgaagataattAGTACTATGCAGTGTTACAATCATATTGCATTGTTTCTATTTACATATTTAAAGAGTCTCTCTAAATATAACGAAGTTCTATAG
- the FBP1 gene encoding fructose 1,6-bisphosphate 1-phosphatase (ancestral locus Anc_4.227), giving the protein MPVPTETITISAPSTEQRRNSSEAINTDIVTLPRFILESQQQFKQARGNLTLLLNALQFAFKFISQTIRKAELVNLINLHNSSITINATGDVQKKLDIISDEIFLNAMKSCGVVKILVSEEQEDLIVFQGNNINDQTYAVCCDPIDGSSNLDAGVAVGTIVSIFKIDPNVKDLKQNVLRSGNDMVAACYAMYGASTHLFLTFGQGVDGFTLDNNLGEFILTQPNLRIPQQRSIYSINEGNTFNWDPKISKFIDLLKNPQSEMNNNCVPYSARYIGSMVADVHRTFLYGGLFSYPCDKKNKNGKLRLLYEAFPMAFLVEQAGGKAVNDFGERIMDLKPKHIHDKSSIWLGSTEEINKFLTYIA; this is encoded by the coding sequence ATGCCCGTCCCAACTGAAACAATCACTATCTCTGCTCCATCCACagaacaaagaagaaactcCAGCGAAGCCATCAACACAGACATCGTCACCCTCCCACGCTTCATCCTCGAAtcacaacaacaattcaAACAGGCAAGAGGTAACCTCACACTCCTACTAAACGCTCTGCAATTCgctttcaaattcatctcACAGACAATAAGAAAGGCCGAATTGGTAAACTTGATAAACTTGCACAATTCTTCCATCACCATAAACGCCACCGGTGATGTCCAAAAGAAACTGGACATCATCTCGGATGAAATATTCCTTAATGCCATGAAATCATGCGGGGTAGTCAAGATCCTCGTCtctgaagaacaagaagatttgATCGTTTTCCAGGGGAACAACATCAATGATCAAACGTATGCCGTCTGTTGTGACCCCATTGATGGGTCCTCCAATTTGGATGCAGGTGTCGCCGTGGGAACTATCGTTTCCATCTTCAAGATCGATCCAAACGTCAAGGATTTGAAACAAAACGTATTGAGATCTGGGAATGATATGGTCGCAGCATGTTATGCAATGTATGGGGCATCCACTCATTTATTCTTAACGTTCGGACAAGGTGTTGATGGGTTCACTTTGGATAATAATTTGGGTGAGTTCATATTGACTCAACCAAATTTGAGAATCCCACAACAAAGATCCATTTACTCCATTAATGAGGGGAATACTTTCAATTGGGACCCTAAAATAAGTAAATTCATCGACTTGTTAAAGAACCCACAAAGtgaaatgaataataactGTGTTCCTTACTCAGCAAGGTATATCGGTTCCATGGTTGCTGATGTTCATAGAACGTTTCTTTACGGTGGGTTGTTCTCTTACCCCTGTgataagaagaacaagaacgGGAAATTAAGACTGTTGTATGAGGCATTCCCCATGGCTTTCTTAGTGGAACAAGCTGGTGGTAAGGCCGTTAATGATTTCGGAGAAAGAATTATGGATTTGAAACCAAAACATATTCATGATAAATCTTCCATTTGGTTGGGCTCCACAGAGGAAATTAACAAATTCTTAACCTATATTGCATAA
- the NAM2 gene encoding leucine--tRNA ligase NAM2 (ancestral locus Anc_4.236), which yields MLPMRIQHLQRLGCRTLATEQSQISFKGKSIQTLREIGARWKEKTTNGVMLPTQFNEKDRKKRAADRMKDSMYILSMFPYPSGTLHMGHLRVYVISDSLNRFFKQRGYEVIHPMGWDAFGLPAENAAIARGINPADWTKQNIAKMKEQMNNMLANFDWDREVTTCDPDYYKFNQWIFLKLYENGLAYQKEAEINWDPVDKTVLANEQVDSNGISWRSGAKVEKRQLKQWFLGITKFAKDLRKDLYTLKKWPENVKTMQRNWIGESSGATLLFGTDNELFKHIQLFTTRAETLFAVQFVALSKEHPIVEHYAKTDPKLREFITIMDTLPDDSKTGYLLKDIKAINPLTKKKVSIFVAPYVIGSYGSDNEPGAAVMGCPAHDERDFAFWHENSPNEPIISCIDPFTLLEDDSITALNSPLPYTYDLGSMSEICAEYHGLATEAARASIVQKLRSENLGHTTINYKIRDWLISRQRYWGTPIPIIHCDHCGPVPVPEKDLPVMLPEVKTITAKGGNPLSQIPEFVNAKCPSCGSDAKRETDTMDTFMDSSWYFFRYLDPKNKELPFDPKLASRNIPVDIYIGGVEHAILHLLYARFISKFLGSIGMFDGAKFKFEPFKQLVTQGMVQGKTYINPENGRFLKPDEVELDTAKGHPIIKATGLAPQVSYEKMSKSKYNGADPNQCIAKHGPDATRAHILFQSPITDALAWDEVKIIGIERWLIRVIRHTMVLSKEQKYAFDYTTPSDMTDPEIEFHNEIQRLLKSITQGFDIYLSLNTVISDYMKFTNVLENAYKNKTVRKELQMLNLQKLISVIYPVTPSISEEAADILMKEQNGWENWNHYQWPSVEHITQTNFKKFQIVVDGRAKFYYTTEKDFFKKGRDHVIETLKHTPDGRKYLSDKTIKKFVMKFNIISFQFYKAKDLVKLEEAKQRKLERQQMGKNV from the coding sequence ATGCTACCCATGAGGATTCAGCACCTCCAAAGACTGGGATGTCGAACGTTAGCAACAGAACAGTCCCAGATTTCCTTCAAGGGGAAGTCCATACAGACCTTAAGAGAGATAGGTGCTCGATGGAAGGAAAAGACTACAAATGGGGTTATGCTACCCACccaatttaatgaaaaggaCAGGAAGAAACGCGCTGCTGATAGAATGAAGGATTCCATGTACATTCTGTCCATGTTCCCATATCCGTCCGGCACGTTGCATATGGGTCATTTAAGGGTGTATGTTATCAGCGATTCTTTAAATAGATTCTTCAAGCAGAGAGGGTATGAGGTCATTCATCCCATGGGATGGGATGCCTTTGGATTACCTGCTGAAAATGCAGCCATTGCAAGGGGAATTAATCCGGCAGATTGGACAAAGCAAAATATTGCCAAGATGAAAGaacaaatgaataatatGTTAGCTAATTTTGACTGGGATAGAGAAGTCACCACATGTGATCCTGATTATTATAAGTTTAATCAATGGATTTTCTTGAAACTATATGAAAATGGACTCGCTTACCAAAAGGAGGCCGAAATAAATTGGGACCCTGTGGATAAAACAGTGTTGGCTAATGAACAAGTGGATAGTAATGGAATATCATGGAGATCTGGTGCTAAAGTGGAAAAAAGGCAATTGAAGCAATGGTTCCTGGGTATAACAAAGTTTGCCAAGGACTTAAGAAAAGATCTATACACTTTAAAAAAATGGCCAGAAAATGTTAAGACAATGCAACGGAATTGGATTGGTGAGTCCTCAGGTGCAACCCTACTTTTTGGAactgataatgaattatttaagCATATTCAGTTATTTACAACAAGAGCAGAAACTTTATTTGCTGTTCAATTCGTTGCGCTTTCCAAGGAACATCCGATTGTGGAGCATTATGCAAAGACAGATCCCAAACTAAGAGAGTTTATCACAATAATGGATACACTTCCGGATGATTCCAAGACAGGATATTTACTTAAAGATATTAAGGCTATCAACCCATTGACTAAAAAGAAGGTCTCGATATTTGTAGCACCTTATGTCATCGGAAGCTATGGTTCTGATAATGAACCAGGTGCAGCGGTAATGGGTTGTCCTGCTCATGATGAAAGAGACTTTGCTTTCTGGCACGAAAATTCTCCCAACGAACCCATTATTTCATGTATCGACCCCTTTACTTTACTGGAAGATGATAGCATTACAGCACTTAATTCACCTCTTCCATACACTTATGATCTAGGTTCGATGTCAGAAATATGTGCTGAATATCATGGATTAGCTACTGAAGCTGCGAGAGCTTCCATTGTACAAAAACTGAGGAGTGAGAACCTTGGTCACACAACGataaattataaaataAGAGATTGGTTAATTAGTAGACAACGTTATTGGGGAACTCCTATACCAATAATTCATTGTGATCATTGTGGCCCTGTACCGGTCCCCGAGAAAGATTTACCAGTGATGTTACCTGAAGTGAAAACTATTACAGCTAAAGGAGGGAACCCATTATCACAAATTCCTGAATTTGTTAATGCTAAATGTCCTTCCTGTGGTAGCGATGCCAAGAGGGAAACCGATACAATGGATACATTCATGGACAGTTCATGGTATTTCTTCAGATATCTGGACCCCAAAAATAAGGAATTACCATTTGATCCCAAATTAGCTTCCAGAAATATCCCAGTAGATATATACATAGGTGGGGTGGAACATgcaattcttcatctgttGTATGCTAGAtttatttctaaatttttggGATCCATTGGCATGTTCGATGGtgcaaaattcaaatttgagCCATTTAAACAATTGGTTACTCAAGGTATGGTACAAGGGAAAACGTACATTAATCCAGAAAATGGTAGATTCTTGAAACCTGATGAAGTTGAATTAGATACAGCAAAGGGTCATCCAATTATCAAAGCTACTGGTCTGGCACCACAGGTCTCATATGAAAAGATGTCTAAATCTAAATATAATGGTGCAGATCCAAACCAATGTATTGCCAAACATGGTCCGGATGCTACTAGGGCCCATATCTTATTCCAAAGTCCCATAACAGATGCCTTAGCATGGGATGAGGTGAAGATAATAGGCATTGAAAGGTGGTTAATTCGTGTCATAAGGCATACAATGGTTCTTTCTAAAGAACAGAAATATGCTTTCGATTATACTACTCCCTCTGATATGACGGACccagaaattgaatttcacaacgaaattcaaagattacTAAAATCCATTACTCAAGGATTTGACATATATCTCTCACTGAATACCGTAATTTCTGATTATATGAAATTTACCAATGTTTTGGAAAACGCctataaaaacaaaacGGTTAGGAAGGAATTACAAATGttaaatttacaaaaaCTAATTAGTGTCATTTATCCTGTAACACCTTCGATTTCAGAGGAAGCGGCAGATATCCTCATGAAAGAGCAAAATGGATGGGAAAATTGGAACCATTATCAATGGCCTTCTGTAGAACATATTACCCAAACTAACTTtaaaaaattccaaattgttgttgatggTAGAGCTAAATTCTATTACACGACAGAGAAGgattttttcaagaagGGGAGAGATCATGTCATTGAAACTCTAAAGCATACACCTGATGGCCGTAAATATTTAAGTGATAAGACAATAAAGAAGTTTGTgatgaaattcaatataATTAGCTTCCAATTTTACAAAGCAAAAGATTTAgtgaaattggaagaagcaaaacaaagaaaattagaGAGGCAGCAAATGGGAAAGAACGtgtaa
- the CSR1 gene encoding Csr1p (ancestral locus Anc_4.234), with translation MVSIQSNNSMTSKERSHSRKWQNLDVNKEVVLKQVWTYLFHLWGIPVDGSEAFKEQQVLSPCNSIKSVPEQQPKKKSSLFGKLYSMTSTATQDNQQHHHHHHSQNSTGTIQYIPGLIHPEFERLTVDVSATQEEFWNMLRLDPPDNHLLRFIRARKWNTDKSIKMLSSTFQFRLSKMHINELLNDGERAIYDKDIKGIIKNLELQKAVIFTSTSDSCPLIVVRPKFHYSSDQTEKELEEYAILVIELSRLFMRDQASSILFDLTDFSLSNMEYAPVKFLITCFEAHYPESLKHLFVHKAPWLFNPIWNIIKNSLDPVVASKITFTKNAQELAKFIPMDQIPSYLDGENDSIDLDHYSPPDGSLDKHFHDDTKGKQEALERRKQLIDEFIKMTVKWIESSNKEDSKAFAKQRYQLSDELGRSYVELDPFIRSRSSYDLSGQLDLNKN, from the coding sequence ATGGTATCCATCCAATCAAACAATTCAATGACTTCCAAGGAACGCTCACATTCTAGGAAATGGCAAAATCTCGACGTTAACAAAGAAGTAGTGTTGAAACAAGTATGGACATATTTGTTCCACTTATGGGGCATCCCAGTAGATGGGTCCGAGGCATTTAAGGAACAACAAGTACTGTCACCATGTAACAGTATCAAATCTGTCCCAGAACAAcaaccaaagaagaagtcATCCCTATTTGGTAAACTGTACTCGATGACTTCAACTGCTACACAGGATAATCAGCAacatcatcaccatcatcattcaCAAAACTCAACGGGTACCATTCAATACATTCCAGGTTTAATTCATCCGGAATTCGAAAGACTTACAGTGGATGTCAGTGCCACACAAGAGgaattttggaatatgCTAAGATTAGATCCACCGGATAATCATTTGTTGAGATTTATAAGGGCTCGTAAGTGGAATACAGATAAATCAATCAAGATGCTTTCATcaactttccaatttcGTCTTTCCAAGATGcatattaatgaattactGAATGATGGTGAACGTGCCATTTACGATAAAGATATAAAGGGcataataaagaatttagaACTTCAAAAGGCAGTAATATTTACCTCAACAAGCGATTCATGCCCGCTCATAGTTGTTAGACCCAAGTTCCACTATAGTTCGGATCAAACGgaaaaggaattggaagaatatGCCATCCTAGTCATAGAACTTTCACGTCTCTTTATGAGAGATCAAGCATCAAGTATCTTATTCGATTTGACCGATTTTAGCCTTTCCAATATGGAGTATGCACCAgttaaatttttaattaCTTGTTTTGAAGCGCATTATCCGGAATCTTTAAAGCATTTGTTTGTTCATAAAGCACCTTGGTTATTTAACCCTATTTGGAACATTATCAAGAATTCGTTAGACCCCGTGGTGGCATCTAAAATTACATTTACTAAAAATGCACAAGAATTGGCCAAGTTCATACCCATGGACCAGATTCCTTCATATTTAGATGGTGAGaatgattcaattgatctGGATCATTATTCACCACCTGATGGATCTCTAGATAAGCACTTCCATGATGATACGAAGGGGAAACAAGAGGCCTTAGAGAGAAGgaaacaattaattgatgagTTCATCAAAATGACTGTAAAATGGATTGAAAGTTCAAATAAAGAGGATTCTAAGGCATTTGCAAAACAAAGATACCAATTGAGTGATGAGCTGGGTAGAAGTTATGTCGAATTGGACCCATTCATTAGATCAAGATCGAGTTACGACCTAAGTGGACAATTggatttaaataaaaattaa
- the NCAS0J01350 gene encoding mannose-1-phosphate guanyltransferase (ancestral locus Anc_4.231): MKAIILVGGYGTRLRPLTLTVPKPLVEFANRPMILHQIEALAQAGVTDIVLAVNYRPEVMVSTLQKYEREFGVHITFSVEEEPLDTAGPLKLAEKTLKKDNSPFFVLNSDVICEYPFKALAEFHRAHGGMGTIVATKVDEPSKYGVIVHDLKVPNLIDRFVEKPKEFVGNRINAGIYILNPEVIDLIELKPTSIEKETFPILVNKRSLYSFDLEGFWMDVGQPKDYLAGTGLYLKSLRRKNPALLSAGGNVLGDALIDPTAVIAPSAKIGPDVVIGANVEIGDGVRIEKSVVLANSTIMEHSLIKDTLIGWHSTVGRWCRLEGVTVLGDDVKVKDEIYVNGGKVLPHKTISVNVPQEAIIM, translated from the coding sequence ATGAAAGCTATCATTCTAGTAGGAGGCTACGGTACCAGACTAAGACCACTAACACTAACGGTCCCCAAACCATTAGTCGAGTTCGCCAACAGACCCATGATCCTGCACCAAATTGAAGCCCTTGCCCAGGCTGGTGTCACAGATATCGTCCTTGCAGTGAATTACAGACCGGAAGTCATGGTCTCCACTTTGCAAAAATACGAAAGGGAATTCGGTGTCCATATCACTTTCTCTGTGGAGGAGGAACCCCTAGACACGGCGGGTCCCTTGAAGTTGGCTGAGAAgactttgaagaaggatAATTCTCCCTTTTTTGTCCTGAACTCTGATGTCATTTGTGAGTACCCATTCAAGGCATTGGCCGAGTTCCATAGGGCTCATGGCGGCATGGGGACCATCGTGGCTACCAAAGTGGATGAACCTTCCAAATATGGGGTTATTGTTCATGATTTGAAAGTGCCCAATTTGATCGATAGGTTCGTGGAAAAACCTAAGGAATTCGTAGGGAATAGAATTAATGCTGGgatttatattttgaacCCGGAGGTCATTGATTTGATCGAATTGAAACCAACTTCCATTGAGAAGGAAACTTTCCCCATCTTGGTCAATAAGAGATCGTTGTATTCTTTCGATTTGGAAGGTTTTTGGATGGATGTAGGACAACCAAAGGATTATTTGGCTGGTACTGGtctttatttgaaatcattgagaagaaaaaacCCAGCTTTGTTATCTGCTGGTGGTAACGTATTGGGTGACGCGTTAATTGATCCAACCGCTGTTATTGCTCCAAGTGCAAAGATCGGACCCGATGTGGTCATTGGTGCCAATGTAGAAATTGGTGACGGTGTAAGAATTGAGAAATCCGTCGTGCTAGCAAATTCTACTATTATGGAACACTCGTTGATCAAAGATACCCTTATTGGATGGCATTCCACTGTGGGGAGATGGTGTCGTTTAGAAGGTGTCACTGTATTGGGTGATGACGTTAAGGTGAAGGACGAAATTTACGTCAATGGAGGGAAAGTTTTGCCACATAAGACTATCTCTGTTAATGTCCCACAAGAAGCCATCATCATGTAA
- the SEC61 gene encoding translocon subunit SEC61 (ancestral locus Anc_4.230), with amino-acid sequence MSDRILDIFKPFEAFLPEVISPQRKVPYNQKLIWTGVSLLIFLILGQIPLYGIVSSETSDPLYWLRAMLASNRGTLMELGVSPIITSSMIFQFLQGTQLLNVQLNNKNDRELFQVAQKVCAIVLTLGQAVVVVLTGNYGDPKSIGWAISLLLIFQLMFASFIVLLLDELLSKGYGLGSGISLFTATNIAEQIFWKAFAPTTVNTGRGNEFEGAVVALFHLLAVRKDKKRALVEAFYRTNLPNVFQVLATIAVFLFVLYLQGFRYELPIRSTKIRGQVGVYPIKLFYTSNTPIMLQSALTSNIFLISQMLYQKFPHNPIIRLLGVWGIKPGTQGPQMALSGLSYYIQPLFSISEIVLDPIKTVIYVSFVLGTCAIFSKTWIEISGTSPKDIAKQFKDEGMVISGKRETNVLKELKRVIPTAAAFGGATIGALSVGSDLLGTLGSGASILMATTTIYGYYEIAAKEGGFTKNIVPGFSELM; translated from the coding sequence ATGTCGGATCGTATATTAGATATCTTCAAACCATTCGAAGCATTCCTCCCAGAAGTCATCTCCCCTCAAAGGAAGGTCCCATACAACCAAAAATTAATCTGGACTGGTGTCTCTCTATTGATCTTCTTGATCCTAGGTCAGATCCCCCTCTATGGTATCGTCTCCAGTGAAACTTCTGACCCATTATACTGGCTAAGAGCCATGCTGGCCTCCAACCGAGGCACTTTGATGGAATTGGGTGTCTCCCCCATCATCACCTCCTCCATgatcttccaattcttaCAAGGAACTCAATTGCTAAACGTCCAATTGAACAACAAGAATGACCGTGAATTGTTCCAAGTGGCTCAAAAAGTCTGCGCTATCGTCTTGACTCTAGGTCAAGCTGTCGTCGTCGTATTGACGGGTAATTACGGTGATCCAAAGAGTATCGGATGGGCCATCTCCCTATTGCTAATCTTCCAATTGATGTTTGCCTCCTTCATCGtcttattattagatgaattGTTGTCTAAGGGGTACGGGCTGGGTTCAGGTATTTCCCTATTCACCGCCACCAACATTGCTGAACAAATCTTTTGGAAGGCTTTCGCTCCAACTACCGTCAATACCGGTCGTggtaatgaatttgaaggTGCCGTCGTCGCATTGTTCCATTTGTTAGCTGTGAGAAAGGATAAGAAGAGAGCTTTAGTCGAAGCATTTTACAGAACGAATTTACCAAACGTTTTCCAAGTCTTGGCTACCATCGCTGTCTTCTTGTTTGTCTTGTATTTGCAAGGGTTCCGTTACGAATTACCAATTAGATCTACCAAGATTAGAGGTCAAGTCGGTGTCTACCCAATCAAATTGTTCTACACTTCAAACACTCCAATCATGTTACAAAGTGCATTGACTTCAAAcattttcttaatttctcAAATGTTATACCAGAAGTTCCCACATAATCCAATCATTAGATTATTAGGTGTTTGGGGTATTAAACCAGGTACTCAAGGTCCACAAATGGCATTGTCTGGGTTATCATACTACATTCAACCATTATTCTCCATCTCTGAAATCGTATTGGATCCAATCAAGACTGTCATTTACGTCTCCTTTGTCCTAGGTACCTGTGCCATCTTCTCCAAGACTTGGATCGAAATCTCAGGTACTTCACCAAAGGACATTGCCaaacaattcaaagatgAAGGTATGGTCATTAGCGGTAAGAGAGAAACTAACGtcttgaaagaattgaaacgTGTCATCCCAACAGCTGCCGCATTCGGTGGTGCCACCATCGGTGCCCTATCTGTCGGGTCCGATCTATTAGGAACCTTGGGTTCAGGTGCTTCCATCTTAATGGCTACCACCACCATCTACGGCTACTACGAAATTGCCGCTAAAGAGGGTGGTTTCACCAAGAACATTGTTCCTGGATTTTCAGAATTGATGTAA